A stretch of the Parus major isolate Abel chromosome 15, Parus_major1.1, whole genome shotgun sequence genome encodes the following:
- the LOC107211469 gene encoding derlin-2 yields TTAAVQLEFITPFQLYFNPDLIFRKFQIWRLITNFLFFGPLGFSFFFNMIFLYRYCRMLEEGSFRGRTADFVFMFLFGGFLMTLFGLFASLFFLGQAFTIMLVYVWSRRNPYIRMNFFGLLNFQAPFLPWVLMGFSLLLGNSIIIDLLGIAVGHIYYFLEDVFPNQPGGKKLLLTPSFLKMVFDTPEEDPNYNPLPEDRPEHQPRDHDQNEQQHPQ; encoded by the exons ACCACCGCCGCCGTG CAGCTGGAGTTCATCACCCCCTTCCAGCTCTACTTCAACCCCGACCTCATCTTCAGGAAATTCCAG aTATGGAGGCTGATCACCAACTTCCTCTTTTTTGGGCCTCTGGgattcagtttctttttcaaCATGATATTTCT gTACAGGTACTGCCGCATGCTAGAAGAAGGCTCCTTCCGTGGAAGGACGGCTGACTTTGTCTTCATGTTCCTCTTTGGAGGGTTTCTCATGACA CTGTTTGGACTCTTTGCCAGCCTGTTTTTCCTGGGCCAGGCTTTCACCATCATGCTGGTGTACGTGTGGAGTCGCAGGAACCCTTACATCCGCATGAACTTTTTTGGGCTTCTTAACTTCCAAGCCCCCTTCCTGCCCTGGGTCCTGATGGGATTCTCTCTCCTCCTGGGCAACTCCATCATCATCGATTTGCTGG GGATTGCAGTGGGTCATATCTATTATTTCTTGGAAGATGTTTTCCCCAatcagcctggaggaaagaagTTGCTGTTAACCCCTAGCTTTCT GAAGATGGTTTTTGACACACCTGAAGAGGATCCCAATTACAACCCTCTCCCTGAGGATCGTCCAGAACACCAGCCTAGAGACCACGACCAGAAcgagcagcagcacccacagtAA